Proteins from a single region of Ictidomys tridecemlineatus isolate mIctTri1 unplaced genomic scaffold, mIctTri1.hap1 Scaffold_3690, whole genome shotgun sequence:
- the LOC144373363 gene encoding axin interactor, dorsalization-associated protein-like has translation MTLLTIRIEKIGLKDAGQCIDPYITVSVKDLNGIDLTPVQDTPVASRKEDTYVHFNVDIELQKHIEKLTKGAAIFFEFKHYKLTKRFTSTKCFAFMEMDEIKPGPTVIEL, from the exons atgacattactcactatcaggattgagaaaattggtctgaaagacgctggacagtgcatcgatccctatattacagttagtgtaaagg atctgaatggcatagatttaactcctgtgcaagatactcctgtggcttcaagaaaagaagatacatatgttcattttaatgtggacattgagctccagaagcatattgaaaaattaaccaaag gtgcagctatcttctttgaattcaaacactacaagcttacaaaaaggtttaccagcaccaaatgttttgctttcatggagatggatgagattaaacctgggccaactgtaatagaactgtaa